A genomic window from Silene latifolia isolate original U9 population chromosome 11, ASM4854445v1, whole genome shotgun sequence includes:
- the LOC141612629 gene encoding zinc finger CCCH domain-containing protein 2-like — protein MSSVCAEHHHHHHNHLKCYNLMSPKKNMMQELNIPPRKLLSRRVSDVESYFPDSSVLQKFLPCNGDGSGSGSDDGFDPDSDPYSSDQFRMYEFKVRKCTRSRSHDWTDCPFAHPGEKARRRDPRRFHYSGSVCPEYRRSGGCSKGDECEFAHGVFECWLHPARYRTEACKDGKNCKRKVCFFAHTPRELRVLPAHEEGEELLAKDLDQDLNLDFDNNSLGKHQHQHHQHQHNCCKYCCALSPTSTLMGMSHFSPPMSPMKAVGGRGLSLSRYAERGEEAAFMMSNNKGVTYEDVLIAELLGSMDGMNLNEAVGSPSKGRGLWVDVGGYDNNNAINNYDYNNDNINQQMVQFSFSPSTPVNSPSTSRSFFSSNVASPGPGGPGPVSGNVAGVEESPDLGWVNDLLT, from the coding sequence atgaGTAGTGTATGTGCTgagcatcatcaccatcatcacaaTCATCTGAAATGTTATAATTTAATGTCACCAAAGAAGAATATGATGCAAGAACTCAACATTCCTCCTAGGAAGTTACTCTCGCGTCGGGTTTCCGACGTCGAGAGTTACTTCCCTGATTCATCAGTACTACAGAAATTCCTCCCATGCAACGGGGATGGGTCCGGGTCGGGTTCGGATGATGGGTTTGACCCGGATTCGGACCCGTATTCGAGTGATCAGTTTCGGATGTATGAGTTTAAGGTGAGAAAGTGTACACGTAGTCGTAGTCATGATTGGACGGACTGTCCGTTTGCTCATCCGGGTGAGAAAGCAAGACGGAGGGATCCGAGGCGGTTTCATTATTCCGGGTCGGTTTGTCCGGAATATCGTCGGTCGGGCGGGTGTTCGAAAGGAGATGAGTGTGAATTTGCTCATGGGGTTTTTGAGTGTTGGTTGCACCCGGCCCGGTATCGGACCGAGGCCTGTAAAGATGGGAAAAATTGTAAGAGGAAGGTTTGTTTCTTTGCTCACACTCCTCGTGAGCTGAGGGTTCTCCCAGCTCACGAGGAGGGTGAGGAGTTATTAGCTAAGGATCTAGATCAAGATCTGAATCTGGATTTTGATAACAATAGTCTTGGTAAACACCAGCACCAGCATCACCAGCATCAGCACAATTGTTGTAAGTATTGTTGTGCATTATCTCCTACATCAACTCTAATGGGTATGTCCCACTTTTCACCACCTATGTCCCCCATGAAGGCGGTAGGGGGACGAGGATTGTCCTTGTCAAGATATGCTGAACGCGGCGAGGAGGCCGCGTTCATGATGAGTAATAATAAAGGGGTGACGTATGAGGATGTTTTAATTGCAGAGTTGCTTGGGTCTATGGATGGTATGAATCTTAACGAGGCGGTCGGGAGTCCGAGTAAGGGACGTGGGTTATGGGTTGATGTTGGTGGGtatgataataataatgcaattaataattatgattataataatgataatattaatCAACAAATGGTGcaattttctttttctccttctacTCCGGTTAATAGTCCTTCCACTTCTAGGAGCTTTTTTAGCTCCAATGTTGCGTCTCCGGGTCCCGGTGGTCCGGGTCCGGTTTCGGGCAATGTTGCTGGTGTTGAGGAGAGTCCTGATCTTGGTTGGGTTAATGATCTTCTTACTTGa
- the LOC141610605 gene encoding large ribosomal subunit protein uL6m-like, with amino-acid sequence MEAKFFRFLKLVGIGYKARVEAGGRLLHLKLGYSHDVELTVPPGVRVFCFKADNKIVCAGIDKERTHQFAASLRSVKPPEIYQGTGIRYVDEVLKLKPGKKGKQNK; translated from the coding sequence ATGGAAGCAAAGTTTTTCCGTTTCCTGAAACTGGTAGGAATTGGTTACAAAGCTAGAGTTGAAGCTGGGGGTCGACTCCTCCACCTGAAATTGGGTTACAGTCATGACGTTGAGCTGACAGTACCACCAGGTGTTCGTGTTTTCTGTTTTAAGGCCGATAACAAGATCGTTTGTGCCGGGATTGATAAAGAGAGGACGCATCAATTTGCTGCTAGTTTGCGCAGCGTTAAGCCCCCGGAAATTTACCAAGGAACAGGTATACGGTATGTCGATGAAGTTCTCAAACTAAAGCCGGGAAAGAAGGGCAAACAGAACAAATAG
- the LOC141610603 gene encoding uncharacterized protein LOC141610603 — protein sequence MPTSSKLFHTTLYTLRPYLSAAVSRSHHTNHFFRLASLKHRRYYTIYIASLLNGVRILPLFAVPSRFKGSVKSVVTQSCPDKADPTDEIVNQVISTIETSSNRDICNEIERLCKSESVSAITKLLQHLHNKHIVLSFNALDIILSATSKRSDIELSLQIFKDLLVSYDCLSSKSYCNLARAFANTDDCELLLKFVRDISDGTLHHKVLILNKIIYGFAEARQAEKALMVYGYMKDSKCKPDLFTYNTVLWILGRAGKLDDMLLEFASMKEADVVPDIVTYNTLLNKLQKFGRLDLCLVFMREVDEKGLILDLRTYTALIESFGRSGQTDQALKLFDSMKLRNVRPSIYIYRSLIDSLKKMGKLEAAAFLSREMNDSLPNLIGPKDFKRKNRRNIHFNSHR from the exons ATGCCCACGTCATCCAAATTGTTCCACACAACCTTGTACACTCTCCGCCCTTACTTGTCGGCCGCCGTGAGTAGGTCCCACCACACCAACCACTTTTTCCGCTTAGCTTCCCTCAAACATCGCCGCTATTATAct ATCTATATTGCATCGCTGTTGAATGGTGTTCGGATATTGCCGCTCTTTGCTGTGCCAAGTCGTTTTAAAGGTTCAGTTAAATCTGTTGTGACGCAAAGCTGTCCTGATAAAGCAGATCCCACGGATGAAATTGTCAATCAAGTTATTAGCACAATTGAAACTTCCTCGAATAGGGACATATGTAATGAAATTGAACGGCTATGCAAATCTGAAAGTGTTTCTGCAATTACTAAGCTGCTACAACATTTACACAACAAACATATTGTCCTCAGTTTTAATGCACTGGACATCATTTTGTCTGCAACAAGCAAACGGAGTGACATTGAGCTTTCACTTCAAATATTTAAGGATCTATTGGTTTCCTATGACTGCTTGAGTTCAAAATCATACTGCAATCTCGCCAGAGCTTTTGCAAACACAGATGATTGTGAGCTTCTACTCAAATTTGTTCGGGATATATCTGACGGAACATTACACCATAAAGTACTGATTCTGAACAAAATTATATACGGGTTTGCCGAGGCTAGGCAGGCTGAGAAGGCCCTAATGGTATATGGGTATATGAAGGATTCAAAATGCAAGCCGGATTTGTTCACTTATAATACAGTTCTTTGGATATTAGGTCGAGCTGGTAAATTGGATGACATGCTTCTAGAATTTGCTTCTATGAAAGAGGCCGACGTAGTTCCAGACATTGTGACATATAATACGTTGTTGAACAAGCTCCAAAAATTTGGTAGATTAGATCTTTGCTTAGTTTTTATGCGAGAAGTGGATGAGAAAGGACTTATACTGGATTTGAGAACTTATACAGCGTTAATTGAGAGCTTTGGTCGGTCAGGTCAAACTGATCAAGCGTTGAAACTTTTTGATTCAATGAAGCTTAGAAATGTCCGTCCTTCAATCTATATATACAGGTCCTTGATTGATAGCCTGAAGAAAATGGGAAAATTAGAGGCTGCAGCTTTCCTATCTAGAGAGATGAATGATTCTCTTCCAAATCTTATTGGCCCAAAGGATTTCAAAAGAAAAAACAGACGAAACATCCACTTCAACAGTCATCGTTAA
- the LOC141610604 gene encoding large ribosomal subunit protein uL6m-like: MEARFFRFLKMVGTGYKARAEDGGRLLCLKLGYNHDVELTVPPGVRVFCFKADNKIACAGIDEESTHQFAACVRNCKPPEVCKGKGILYDDEVIKLKPRKRKAKK, encoded by the coding sequence ATGGAAGCAAGGTTTTTCCGTTTCCTGAAAATGGTAGGAACTGGTTACAAAGCTAGAGCTGAAGACGGGGGTCGACTCCTCTGCCTGAAATTGGGTTACAATCATGACGTTGAGCTGACAGTACCACCAGGTGTTCGTGTTTTCTGCTTTAAGGCCGATAACAAGATCGCTTGTGCCGGGATTGATGAAGAGAGCACGCATCAGTTTGCTGCTTGTGTTCGCAACTGTAAGCCCCCGGAAGTTTGCAAAGGAAAAGGTATACTGTATGACGATGAAGTTATCAAACTAAAGCCGAGAAAGAGGAAGGCCAAAAAATAG